The following nucleotide sequence is from Stigmatopora nigra isolate UIUO_SnigA chromosome 8, RoL_Snig_1.1, whole genome shotgun sequence.
CACTACGCCGCCGTGGCCGTAGGATTGCTGGGAGTGGGCGCCATGGTGGGGGCCGACCTCCTGGCCGGACGAGATCAGGGATACGGTAAGCTCCCCGTCGAGCCGTGGAACCCGACGGCGAGCCACACCCTTTTTCTGACCCCCCACAGCCTCGGACGCGTTGCTGGGCGATGGGCTGGTCCTGGTCAGCGCCAGCCTGTACGCCGTCTCCAACGTGTGGCAGGAGTACACGGTGAAGAACCGAAGCCGGCTGGAGTTTTTGGGCATGTTGGGACTTTTTGGCGCCGTCATCAGCGGCGTGCAAATGTGAGAACGGTCGTCATACACGTGTGAGGCGGGGCGGGCCCAACTTTTTTCTTACGGGGATGGCTGTTTTCTTTGATTCAGGTTACTTCTGGAGCTGCATCAAGTGTCTGCCATTGGCTGGAGCTGGCCAATCGGTGAGCATCACCTTCCTTTAACCTTGATAGAATACACCAAAGACTGGtaaatatactatgtcgttttttttaaagccttactatactatgtcgattttttaaaGCCCTAtaattctatgtcgttttttaagaaaaaaagccttactatactatgtcgtttcttacgaaaaaaaagccttactatagtatgtcgttttttcaagaaaaaaagccttactatactatttcgttttttaagaaaaaaaagccttactatactatgtcgttttttaagaaaaaaagccttactatactatgtcgtttttttttttaaaaaaaagccttactatactatgtcgtttttaagaaaaaaaagccttactatactatgtcgttttttaagaaaagaagccttactatacaatgtcgtttttttaaaaaaaaaagccttactatactatgttgttttttttagaaaaaaaaagccttactatactatggcgttttttaagaaaaaaaaccttactatactatgtcgttttttaagaaaaatagccttactatactatgtcgttttttttttagaaaaaaaagccttactatactatgtcgttttttttttaaaaaaagccttactatactatgtcgttttttaagaaaaaaaagccttattatactatgtcgttttttaagaaaaaaagccttactatactatgtcgtttttaaaaaaaaaaaaaaaaaagccttactatactatgtggttttttaagaaaaaaagccgtactatactacgtccttttttaagaaaaatagccttactatactatgccgtttttttagaaaaaaaagccttactatactatttcgttttttaagaaaaaaagccttactatactatgtcgttttttaagaaaaaaagccttactatactatgtcgtttttttaagaaaaaaagccttactatactatgtcgttttttaagaaaaaaagccttactatactatgtcgttttttaagaaagaaaaaaagccttactatactatgtcgttttttaagaaaaaaagccttactatactatgtcgttttttaagaaaaaaaagccttactatactatgtcgtttttttaagaaaaaaagccttactatactatgtcgttttttttttttaaaaaaaaagccttactatactatgtcgttttttaagaaagaaaaaaagctttactatactatgtcgttttttaagaaaaaaagccttactatactatgtcgttttttaagaaagaaaaaaagccttactatactatgtcgttttttaagaaaaaaaagccttactatactatgtcgtttttttgagaaaaaatgccttactatactatgtcgttttttaagaaaaaaaagccttactatactatgtcgttttttaagaaaaaaagccttactatactatgtcgtttttttttttaaaaaaaagccttactatactatgtcgttttttaagaaaaaaaagccttactatactatgtcgttttacttgaggaaaaaagccttactatactatgtcgttttttaagaaaaaaaaagccttactatagtatgtcgttttttaagaaaaaaagccttactatactatgtcgttttttgagaaaaaaatgccttactatactatgtcgttttttgagaaaaaaagccttactatactatgtcgtttttttgagaaaaaaagccttactatactatgtcgttttttaagaaaaaaaagccttactatactatgtcgttttttgagaaaaaaagccttactatactatgtcgtttttttgagaaaaaaaaagccttactatactatgtcgttttttgagaaaaaaaaagccttactatactatgtcgtttttttgagaaaaaaaaagccttactatactatgtcgttttttgagaaaaaaaagccttactatactatgtcattttttaagaaaaaaaaagccttacaatactatgtcgttttttaagaaaaagctttatttctttaacaatacatttaatattttttaggtatttgtagtcaagaccttcaaatgacaacaaaggAAGTTGTATctacttggtggcgcagaggtttatTCACCAGACTCTggtcggggagacctgggttcaaatcccggttgagTCACTTTTCCACTTAGTTGTTTatttggacttcttctcaagaaactcaaatgattacaaaggaaagtgtagtcacttggttggcgcagagataagtcactggactcccgtccgggagacctgggttcgattcccggtcaagacactttttcacttagttgtttctgtggacttcctctcaagacactcaaatgattacaaggaaaagtgtagtccacttggtggcgcagaggttagatcactggactcccgtgtgggagacctgggttcgattcccgctgtcgccctttggctgatcaccgaaccaagtggtctggaaaatggaataagaagaagagaaaaaaaagaaaaactttttaatttttattaaacacttagtcatacttttcagcaaaaggttatattccgaactgccttcggcagttcggaagacacttgatggacctgtatgtgcgaaaggcgttctcgggtcggccttcggccgaccctcgaccgcttgcttggtcagtgaaccgccgacaccgggaagcgaactcacgttctctcggtgcaaaggcgagtgtgcaacccactacaccaactcgtgccccacttatacaagggtgttgaaacgttttattctaggaaacggggtgaaacacttagtcattttttcgacaaAATGCTTCTTCCACccctgaatacttatacacttaaacacttaggcattagaacttattcttttaactgaatgactttgggaaaatctttgcctgcactgggacttgaaccaacaaccccagagtcaggagactgatgacttaaccactgggccaccacccagtggGAAGAAACAGTGGTACTTgtacgttttatccaaggaaatggggtgaaacacttagtcatttttttgactaaatgcttcatccaccactcaatactcattcagttaaacacttaggcagtagtacttattcttttaactgaataatattgggaaaaactttgcaggcactgggatttgaacccaggaccacagaggtggaagactgatgacttaaccactaagccaccaccctgtgggagaaggtagtagtacttgtacttttacctctctcatttacctgaataatatttggaaaatctttgcaagcactaggatttGTACCCAGGCCCACAGAGacgggagactgatgacttatccactgggccaccaatcTGCAAGATcaggcagtagtatttgttgttttgtctcttctcACTCCCAGCTcgtacttagtactttattgacCTGCAAGTGGGAAAAGTGAGGTAAGATTACAAagccggatttgaacccaggtccacagaggtgggaggccaatggcTTATCCACTGGCCCACAGGCTCCTATAAGGtaagcagtagtatttattgttttgtctgtagctactattagtatagtaaggaatttgtctttaacaaacaacatggtatagtaaggctttttttttcttcaaaaacgacatagtatagtaaggctaatCCTATAGAGTGACCATATATGGCTGACTTTTTTCCTTTGATAAAATGCAAGGTATATAATTAAGTAAATGTACTTGTTTTGGGGGTTTCAGCGGCACTGTTGGGGGCGTTTGCCTGCTGCATGTTGGGCCTTTACAGCCTGATGCCGGTGGTGGTGAAGGAGAGCGGCGCCGCTGCCGCCAACCTGTCCATGCTCAGCGCCGACGTCTTTGCCGTCTTCTGCGGGATCTTTCTCTTCGGCTATCAggtcagcaacaacaacaacaaaaaaaaacattagaaaatcaAATCAAGTGTACATTACATTAAACTCCCAACCTTTTGCCAGTTCTCAGGTCTGTACGTGGTGTCGCTGCTGTTGATCTTGGCGGGTTTCGTCGCCTTCAACGCCGTGGAACTGGACGGAGGGCGTGCCCACGCCCAGGAAGACCAGCGTGTCATCGACTGCACTGCCTTGTGAATGGCGTCTTTGTGTTTGGGACTCCAAGGTTAGTCATTCGAAAAAGGACTGGATGTTTGCACTCACTTACTGGTGAGATTATCAATCAGCAAAGGTGAGctttttacccccaaaaaactcaGATTTTATTCAAAACGTTAAGGATTGGACCCAAAGCAGTTAGGCCacgttacataaaaaaataatctaaaatgcAACATGGCCACAGAAACTTGACAAACGTTCTAATAATCAGTAGGAAGTCGTCGCTCTGGCTCAAACCATTCAAGATGAGTTAAACAAACACCttgaaatgactttaaaatatatacaaaaatccTTCCATTTAACCTATTAAAGTATGCTGCTTATTTGTgtttagcttagcctagcttagcATAAAGACAGGAAGTATAAGTTTAAATCAAACCTCTTAACAAAACCCATTTGAAAGTGGCTGTCTTAGTTTTCAGACTGGAGTGAGTGAATGACGCCATCCGTCTTCAAGATCTGTCCACGATGGCTAACTTGCAACCGGACAGCGACTCCAAGGACGAGTGCATGTCTGGAAGAAGCTCTTCTTTGTCGCTGTGAACACACACCGACGACATATATCAAAAATCACGTGGTTTGTAGGGAGATGCTTTTTACTGCCATCTATTTTATATTGTTTGAATACTAATTGACTAACTCACAAACCTTCACTGTTCCTGTACTAACAGgagcatttgaattaaatttaattttaataatatgaACTGTGTCCTTTGTTGTGATGATATGGTAACGTTAGCCTTcatctaacccaggggtgggcaaactacggcccgtgggccacttatggcccattaggctttttaatccggcctgccagAATTgtccaaaatgacattttaatatttctacattcctttttactttatacttttgactttaatgatgagtatgttaatagtacttgagtcctttttttctgtttatgttttgtatgtattgttaacggatgcacttttttgtatgtatcccatcttgtactgacccggctattatatttttaaagtcaatgtgtccccccccccgggcccaaaagtttgcccacccctgatgtaACCGATTGTAGATTTTTTGGCCCCAAAATGGCGAGCGACCGCAGCCCGAGTTTCCCCTTCAATCGTGAGATGTACGCACTTGACCTACCTAACGACAGAAGCCCTGCGAGAGACGTGCACGCGCCTGAGCATGGTGACCACCAGGGCCGACACCAGAACGGTACAAACGGCCGCCAAGGTCAACAGGATGAAGAAGCCTGGAGAAAGTGGCAATTGCATCAGTTAAATGTCCCTCCCGTCAACCTTCCCCAAGTCTACCAACCTGCGGTCCAACGATTCCTGGTGTTGTCCCGACCGGCGAAGtaatctgggggaaaaaaaatgacaaaaatgagccCTCGGTCCGATCCATCGGCGATGGGACTTTTGGCGTGGGGTCTCACTGTCGGCGAAACCGCTGCACTGGGCCAGGCAATGGTCCTCGCTGTCGTATCGGTTCTGGTTTCCCTGGCAACCCCCGTAGACAAACAATTTGCAGCTGTCGCTCTCGGCGTGGTAGTAGAATTTGGGGAAGGCGGCGCGGCAAGGGCCCGGGTCCGGACTCGACAGACATTGTTCTTCTGTGACTTCtagaaacaaaattaaaacatgttcaaGGTCACGTGACTTGGACCAACCGGGACAACCATGTTTTAAAGACTTGCCTGTAGTTGATTGTAGATGTTTGGGGGCGGGATTAATGATCACTGGAATACACAAACATTTCACTTATTATTgccacaaatactactactatttagctaaacaatgtctttaaagAATGATCTCACTACCACCtactaatacatttttttacaataaaaaaaataaaaataactcttTACTGTTTTTCTCGATCTATTAGTTCATCAAGTGAAATTTAAAGCCAATAGAGTaagtgggctggaccattttagttagaatatttagattttttttatttctataaatggattaaaggaactggattaaaggccttGAAtagtccattttttatagatctaaaacaatgtgtaatTAAGcgttttttatacatatttttagatttaacaaaattattttcgtactaaaaacagtaaaaattgattaaaaaatgtcaattattgatttaaaagagggaaagtcaaaaaatgtaatatacattatctatcattttaatatgatcctaaaacagaaagttggcggtcatgattgactttcccgggccacacaaaatgatgcggcgggccacatttggcccccgggccgccactttgacaccaatccAAATGCTGAATGTTTCCCGAATTAAATTGAAGAGAGCGGACGTACCGTCGTGACACGATTGCAAGCAGGTTTCTTGACTGGGGTAGTTGTTGCGGTTTCCCCTGCAGCCGCCGTAGACAAACTCCTTGCATTGGCGTTGCTGGTCGTCGTAGTACCAGCTGCGGAAAGACGCCTTGCAGGGACCCGTCATCGGCGCCGCTTGGCAGCTCTCTGCACGACAAAGCGCGGTCAAAGACCGTCCGAGGGGAGAAAGGTGGACGCCGCCGGGCTTTTTAACTCACCGCTGTATTCGTCAAAGGAGATGGTGCGGATGACTGCgagagaaaaagggaaaaagtggCGTTAATGCGGAAGGGCTGAATTTTCAGACCCGGAAAGAGACAGAATTTTGGAGTAACGACGCAATTTGGGTAGGGTAATGCAACGAAACAAAGTGGGAAAAGAAGATGGATGCCAAGTACCATCGTCCTCCAAGAATTGAGCATCAATCAGCGCTCCTggaaaagaatacaaaaaaataagttgcaACATTTGACCCAATCCGGAGGCATTTTTTTGGGTTCCCAAATAAAGTGGTCGAAATAACAAGATTagcatttttcaataaaatttaaatcaaGTGTGTtaagttttttcattttttttttagatatttaaaaagttgaaagcattttatagtttttattaaaaaaatatttacactgagcaaataatacatttaacaaaatatcCAATCTTTGTactcctttcaaaataaatccaatggtaaactgtcatttttttttttgccaaattagcttttattttaatgacgaTAATCATTGACAGTGActggttatttttttggggtgaaaaaataataatttaatattttatgagccaattttagatttttttttttatttagggggcgacaaatgacaaataaaaagtaatagCTCACCCGTGACTTGACCACAAGTGGACATGCATTCTTCATGGGTTGCAAAACTGTTAGCGTTGCCTCGGCAACCGCCATAGGTAAATTCAAGGCACGTCTTGTTGACCGTGTGGTAGTAGAATCGAGGGAAAGCAGCGCGGCACGGTCCGACTTCCATGGGAAGACTACAGTTACCTGAAAGGACAAAAACGTCAATAAActattcagatttttaaaaaaatgttcatcctCGAGAGCCATAGTTTacagagccatatgtggctcctgagccataaatCTGAACACACCGGTTTAATGACAATGTGCTTGTTGGCCAAGCGTAGCTACGTCAGAGCTCGATTGAAttgcttttgtttgtgttttctgaCGGGAAATCCAGACCAACCGGTGCGACGGACCTGCGCCCTAAATGTTAAATTCGATATGCTCGCCCGATAAAAATTTGATGGCTAAAAAGTTCCAAATT
It contains:
- the LOC144200335 gene encoding solute carrier family 35 member F2-like translates to MPPDADPGRSEVSRPGPNPWRRRLGTLALGQVLAALVCGTAVSSQYLSSGLGVDAPLLQSVLHYGLLAVSYTPAMFCRTGPGGVYQMGRRRWLQYFLLGLVDVEANYAVVKAYQYTTLTSVQLLDCFVIPVAMFLSRWLLKTRYRLVHYAAVAVGLLGVGAMVGADLLAGRDQGYASDALLGDGLVLVSASLYAVSNVWQEYTVKNRSRLEFLGMLGLFGAVISGVQMLLLELHQVSAIGWSWPIAALLGAFACCMLGLYSLMPVVVKESGAAAANLSMLSADVFAVFCGIFLFGYQFSGLYVVSLLLILAGFVAFNAVELDGGRAHAQEDQRVIDCTAL
- the spint2 gene encoding kunitz-type protease inhibitor 2 — protein: MTCLTLRWALWVLSVAFVVCVAQPSNNESSNGNCSLPMEVGPCRAAFPRFYYHTVNKTCLEFTYGGCRGNANSFATHEECMSTCGQVTGALIDAQFLEDDVIRTISFDEYSESCQAAPMTGPCKASFRSWYYDDQQRQCKEFVYGGCRGNRNNYPSQETCLQSCHDVIINPAPKHLQSTTEVTEEQCLSSPDPGPCRAAFPKFYYHAESDSCKLFVYGGCQGNQNRYDSEDHCLAQCSGFADNYFAGRDNTRNRWTAGFFILLTLAAVCTVLVSALVVTMLRRVHVSRRASVVSDKEELLPDMHSSLESLSGCKLAIVDRS